In Naumovozyma castellii chromosome 1, complete genome, one DNA window encodes the following:
- the DBF4 gene encoding protein serine/threonine kinase activating protein DBF4 (ancestral locus Anc_3.299) gives MVSPAKRSVRSPLKETDANLNQLLVISQVKNENLNIAPLKKRSLERLEQKELDLNNKRPKIERGRSIEGAIQVTKTNALKKKEEQKVTPSDLLEWQNNWKKIMKRDSKIYFDTADELDTSRSMKTKMDKKQELLKCGFSMLSAQITSFFDASSTIVITRRNTDNIHLLPETDILRRAKRNYMKVWNYEKATRFLKNLDVDIDKIDMSKTALATRTLSNLLQNEKKYGPSDRDPRTRRDDVHYFKNPHVYLYDSWQTWAPIIALEWKRHELNKDDNLPYPTLKIGTFGRCPFIGDRSCDESSYKRAIKRFSRDKTNKPYALELRRMYQHHCEPSIENVDLIFIPHTCMDSKKLVDSWLQRIKREPQVKAVETNDLPTTKQLMWGEKVPAPPKLKNNLQVLPGQETEEFPDDLCTIKRQPRIPYEIKASGVNQSNDAATSFGNGLGPTKATVTSKNIRTLNRLVIDRKLEVNRIPLLVNKKSSNDVKSETKIISHGPTKDVPSKMKTNVKDGVPGKEPPPAQEKVVNNSGYCENCRVKYESLEDHIVSEKHMEFADDDLNFESIDYLIEKLQFQF, from the coding sequence ATGGTATCTCCTGCCAAACGGTCTGTCAGATCTCCATTAAAGGAAACAGACGCAAACTTAAACCAATTGTTAGTCATATCACAAGTTAAGAATGAGAATCTTAACATAGCACCTTTAAAGAAACGTTCTTTGGAAAGATTAGAGCAAAAGGAATTGGATTTAAATAACAAACGTCCGAAGATTGAAAGGGGAAGATCCATTGAAGGTGCCATTCAGGTTACTAAGACAAATGCTCtcaaaaagaaagaagaacaaaaagTTACACCTTCTGATCTATTGGAGTGGCAAaataattggaaaaaaatcATGAAACGAGATTCAAAGATATACTTCGATACTGCTGATGAACTTGATACTTCGAGATCTATGAAGACGAAAATGGataagaaacaagaattgTTAAAATGTGGGTTTTCTATGCTTAGTGCGCAGATCACATCGTTTTTTGATGCCAGCAGTACTATTGTTATAACTAGGCGGAATACCGACAACATACATCTTTTACCTGAAACAGATATACTTCGTAGAGCTAAAAGAAACTATATGAAAGTTTGGAATTATGAAAAGGCAACAAGgtttttaaaaaatttggaCGTTGATATCGATAAGATTGATATGAGTAAGACAGCTCTTGCGACGAGAACGTTATCTAATTTATTAcaaaatgagaaaaaaTATGGACCTAGCGATAGAGATCCACGAACAAGAAGAGATGATGTTCACTATTTCAAAAATCCTCATGTTTATTTGTATGATAGTTGGCAAACATGGGCTCCAATCATAGCATTAGAATGGAAAAGACACGAATTGAACAAGGATGATAACTTACCTTATCCAACTCTGAAAATAGGAACCTTTGGCAGATGTCCATTTATTGGTGATAGAAGTTGCGATGAAAGTAGTTATAAGAGAGCCATTAAAAGGTTTTCTCGTGACAAGACAAATAAGCCATATGCTCTCGAATTACGCAGAATGTATCAGCATCATTGTGAACCCTCTATAGAAAATGTTGATCTAATATTTATCCCCCACACATGCATGgattcaaagaaattagTTGATAGCTGGTTACAGAGAATTAAAAGGGAACCGCAGGTTAAAGCAGTAGAAACTAATGATCTACCAACAACTAAACAATTAATGTGGGGAGAAAAAGTACCTGCACCaccaaaattgaaaaataatttacAAGTGCTACCTGGACAAGAAACTGAAGAATTCCCTGATGATTTATGTACGATAAAAAGACAACCAAGAATTCCATACGAGATTAAGGCTAGTGGAGTCAACCAGTCTAATGATGCGGCAACCTCATTCGGCAATGGGCTTGGACCAACTAAGGCAACGGTTACAAGTAAGAACATAAGAACTCTGAATCGATTAGTTATAGATCGAAAGCTAGAAGTCAATCGAATTCCATTGTTAGTTAATAAAAAGTCAAGCAATGATGTCAAATCAGAAACTAAAATTATAAGTCATGGTCCTACCAAGGATGTCCCCTCAAAGATGAAAACTAATGTTAAGGATGGCGTTCCAGGTAAAGAACCTCCTCCAGCACAAGAAAAAGTCGTTAATAATTCAGGGTATTGTGAAAATTGCCGTGTAAAATATGAATCTTTGGAAGATCATATTGTATCTGAAAAGCATATGGAATTTGCTGACGatgatttaaattttgaatccaTTGACTATTTAATCGAAAAGCTgcaattccaattttaa
- the UBC5 gene encoding E2 ubiquitin-conjugating protein UBC5 (ancestral locus Anc_3.308) encodes MSSSKRITKELSDMGRDPPTSCSAGPVGDDLYHWQASIMGPPDSPYAGGVFFLSIHFPTDYPFKPPKISFTTKIYHPNINANGNICLDILKDQWSPALTLSKVLLSICSLLTDANPDDPLVPEIAHIYKTDRPKYEATAREWTKKYAV; translated from the exons ATGTCTTCATCAAAACGTATTACAAAAGAACTAAGTGATATGGGAAG AGATCCTCCAACTTCCTGTTCAGCTGGTCCAGTAGGTGATGATCTATATCACTGGCAAGCATCCATTATGGGTCCACCAGATTCTCCATACGCCGGTGgtgttttcttcttatctATTCATTTCCCAACTGACTACCCATTCAAGCCACCTAAGATTTCCTTTACCACCAAGATATATCATCCAAATATCAATGCTAACGGTAATATATGTTTAGATATCTTGAAGGATCAATGGTCTCCAGCTTTGACCCTTTCTAAGGTACTATTGTCTATTTGCTCACTTTTAACTGATGCAAACCCAGACGATCCATTAGTTCCAGAAATCGCTCATATCTACAAGACTGATAGACCTAAGTACGAAGCTACCGCAAGAGAATGGACGAAAAAATATGCAGTATAA
- the RPL19B gene encoding 60S ribosomal protein eL19 (ancestral locus Anc_3.312) → MANLRTQKRLAASVIGVGKGKVWLDPNETSELAQANSRDAIRRLVKNGTIVKKAVTVHSRSRTRAHALSKRNGRHTGYGKRKGTKEARLPSQVVWIRRLRVLRRLLAKYRDAGKIDKHLYHVLYKEAKGNAFKHKRALVEHIIQAKADAQREKALSEEAEARRLKNRAARERRAQRINEKREALLKEDA, encoded by the exons AT GGCTAACTTACGTACACAAAAGAGACTTGCCGCTTCCGTTATCGGTGTCGGTAAGGGAAAGGTTTGGTTAGATCCAAATGAAACTTCTGAATTGGCTCAAGCTAACTCCAGAGATGCCATTAGAAGATTGGTCAAGAACGGTACCATTGTTAAGAAGGCCGTCACCGTCCATTCCAGATCTAGAACTAGAGCCCATGCTTTGTCCAAGAGAAATGGTCGTCACACCGGTTACGGTAAGAGAAAGGGTACCAAGGAAGCTCGTTTACCATCTCAAGTTGTCTGGATTAGAAGATTACGTGTCTTGAGAAGATTATTGGCTAAGTACAGAGATGCTGGTAAGATTGACAAGCATCTATACCATGTTCTATATAAGGAAGCTAAGGGTAATGCTTTCAAGCACAAGAGAGCTTTAGTTGAACACATTATTCAAGCCAAGGCTGATGCTCAACGTGAAAAGGCTTTGTCTGAAGAAGCTGAAGCTagaagattgaagaacaGAGCTGCTCGTGAAAGAAGAGCTCAAAGAATCAATGAAAAGAGAGAAGCTTTGTTGAAGGAAGATGCCTAA
- the NCAS0A10810 gene encoding type I glyceraldehyde-3-phosphate dehydrogenase, which produces MVRIAINGFGRIGRLVLRVALSRSNVEVVAINDPFITNDYAAYMFKYDSTHGRYGGSVSHDEKNLIIDGKKIAVHNERDPSNLPWGQEKVDIVVESTGIFKELDTAQKHIDAGAKKVVITAPSGTAPMFCMGVNEEKYSSDLKIVSNASCTTNCLAPLAKVIDEHFGIQEGLMTTVHSQTATQKTVDGPSHKDWRGGRTASANIIPSSTGAAKAVGKVLPQLQGKLTGMAFRVPTVDVSVVDLTVTLKKDTNYEEIKKVIKAAADGKMKGILGYTEDAVVSSDFLGDKHSSIFDASAGIQLSPRFVKLVSWYDNEFGYSTRVVDLVEHVSKA; this is translated from the coding sequence atggTCAGAATTGCTATCAACGGTTTTGGTAGAATCGGTAGATTGGTCTTAAGAGTTGCCCTTTCTAGGTCTAATGTTGAAGTTGTCGCTATTAACGATCCATTTATTACCAACGATTACGCTGCTTACATGTTCAAGTATGATTCCACTCACGGTAGATATGGAGGCTCTGTATCTCAtgatgaaaagaatttgattATTGATGGTAAGAAGATTGCGGTTCATAATGAAAGAGATCCATCTAACTTGCCATGGGGCCAAGAGAAGGTTGACATCGTTGTGGAATCTACTGGTATCTTCAAGGAATTGGATACAGCTCAAAAACATATTGATGCTGGTGCTAAGAAGGTTGTCATCACTGCTCCATCTGGTACAGCTCCAATGTTCTGTATGGGTGTTAATGAGGAGAAATATTCTTCCGATTTGAAGATTGTTTCCAATGCCTCTTGTACAACCAACTGTTTGGCACCATTGGCTAAGGTCATTGACGAACATTTCGGTATTCAAGAAGGTTTGATGACTACTGTTCATTCTCAAACAGCCACTCAAAAGACTGTCGATGGTCCATCTCATAAGGATTGGAGGGGTGGTAGAACTGCTTCTGCCAATATTATTCCATCATCTACTGGTGCAGCCAAGGCTGTAGGTAAAGTGTTGCCTCAATTGCAAGGTAAGTTAACTGGTATGGCTTTCAGAGTTCCAACAGTTGATGTTTCTGTTGTTGATCTGACTGTgactttgaagaaggatACCAActatgaagaaattaagaagGTAATCAAAGCTGCAGCTGATGGTAAGATGAAGGGTATTTTGGGTTATACTGAAGATGCTGTTGTGTCTTCAGATTTCTTGGGTGACAAgcattcttcaattttcGATGCTTCTGCAGGTATTCAACTTTCTCCTAGATTTGTGAAATTGGTTTCGTGGTACGATAACGAATTTGGTTATTCCACTAGAGTGGTTGATTTGGTTGAGCATGTTTCAAAGGCTTAG
- the CDC34 gene encoding SCF E2 ubiquitin-protein ligase catalytic subunit CDC34 (ancestral locus Anc_3.301), whose amino-acid sequence MSNRKSTAASLLLRQYRELTDPKKAIPSFHIELDDDSNLFVWNIGVMVLNEDSIYHGGYFKAQMRFPEDFPFSPPQFRFTPAIYHPNVYRDGRLCISILHQGGDPMTDEPDAETWSPVQTVESVLISIVSLLEDPNISSPANVDAAVDYRKNPEQYKQRVKMEVERSKQDIPVGFVMPTSDSAYVSQTNSTEPEPAKYATDNFWYDSDLEDGEDVYNYDEYRDGNGDSEEEDIEFEDDDNDSIDTDSVMDRKQPRTAGDESEDVEEVERMGKK is encoded by the coding sequence ATGAGTAATAGAAAGAGTACGGCAGCTAGTCTCCTTTTACGGCAATACAGAGAATTAACAGACCCTAAAAAAGCTATCCCATCATTTCACATagaattagatgatgattcaAACTTATTTGTATGGAATATAGGTGTAATGGTCCTCAACGAGGACTCTATCTATCATGGAGGTTATTTTAAGGCACAAATGAGATTTCCTGAGGATTTCCCATTTTCTCCACCACAGTTTCGTTTCACTCCAGCAATTTATCATCCTAATGTTTATAGAGATGGTAGACTTTGTATATCGATCTTACATCAAGGTGGTGATCCGATGACTGATGAACCAGACGCTGAAACTTGGTCCCCCGTACAAACGGTAGAAAGTGTTTTAATTTCTATCGTGTCATTATTGGAGgatccaaatatttcttcaccTGCAAACGTCGATGCTGCAGTAGATTATAGGAAGAACCCTGAACAATATAAACAAAGAGTGAAAATGGAAGTGGAAAGATCAAAACAAGATATCCCTGTGGGATTCGTTATGCCCACTTCTGACTCTGCATACGTGTCTCAAACAAATAGTACTGAACCCGAACCTGCTAAGTATGCCACCGATAATTTCTGGTATGATAGTGATCTAGAAGATGGAGAGGATGTTTACAATTATGATGAATATCGTGACGGTAATGGTGACAGCGAAGAGGAAGATATTGAGTTTGAAGATGACGACAATGATAGTATAGATACGGATAGTGTCATGGATAGAAAACAGCCAAGAACTGCCGGCgatgaaagtgaagatgttgaagaagtaGAGAGAATGGGCAAGAAGTAA
- the YOS9 gene encoding Yos9p (ancestral locus Anc_3.306), whose product MWSRNILTLLTLATTSLCLFPPVADPSAFEKYEINYVTPQYWEQSVMNNETFLESGKIVTMGQDLKCFVSNDTKMSTLQELQSDKENFQRVLNDTLDLGVDIVKGILPDQCIGYRSGFWAYQYCSKRQFSQYHGTPTHPTLIYVLGRPDKRDSNRHFELLYNDFGYYINEVIGSGDICDLSGEPRTIEVQYVCGSAVGEASIQWVREVATCKYQAQISVPDLCNVDLLSINEDKHAAMSIFCSRSNELEHGVVDLTTLYDPIFLGRSIYLLRPNALGNNKKYKLMYSGPLPSGESWELPSEHLYKTFNTIFGRMMDLHLLKDSDGSIAEIGDAFEWIADIVDTDGKFLSRFKVKESPNDTLELLLFKSLHSGVDGNFISFQKLGRKLKKNKNAQALNSNGKDISFDFSEEKLKKLLSNAGDLNLVMVDPVSGVQRVVHDIDTIYEQLLHSGQILEVLGDDIDIENILQMMQLDDGEPTFVKAVEPTQDENIPNENEKSNILIDKEESGENGQNDEVEATLEKKELNVEDDFLDNKNNLDNHDQIAQGDMENNGETSQENTDNQREPSQESTENQEETSQEGTKNQVNAESLNENESDVTQTEKDIETKKEEQKESSIEVNIEKEERLDEIPFGQAKEVKENESSLPGDQNEPSAGENNDQYDERDTKTEMDGSVDQPIEDAYNNIQAEHDAVKHTMMDSQVSFEEDAATLQRNTDLTDQGTDPVDPAATNENVEQSASLVESGQPDVEGNEILTNIALEGSEKNQEELNTPLEDDIQTESPEIEDAPQSTKEEKTLSQELSPEITTKIEIVAEPEVQGNDEVTITTMPTDEESESQEANVVSNNEGHIRTNNEDLTDDSDFVLEEVAEHTNEMDIKNGEDDTDRHESTEDIVSKPDVAEEVEHPEVQMASDGPVDEHTSNTGDEDSENNKIEDNHGEDLNSNSAAEVRQDETISTSSHSINEQIDSPNEEQNDETNIIKHDEL is encoded by the coding sequence ATGTGGAGCCGAAATATACTCACTTTACTGACATTAGCTACCACAAGCTTGTGTCTTTTTCCACCAGTAGCTGACCCCAGTGCATTcgaaaaatatgaaataaATTATGTAACACCTCAATACTGGGAACAATCTgtaatgaataatgaaacattCCTAGAATCCGGTAAGATAGTGACAATGGGACAAGATCTAAAATGTTTTGTCTCGAATGATACTAAGATGTCCACTCTACAAGAATTACAAAGCGATAAGGAAAATTTCCAAAGGGTACTCAATGATACTTTGGATCTGGGTGTCGACATCGTTAAAGGTATACTACCAGATCAATGCATAGGATATAGAAGTGGCTTCTGGGCATATCAATACTGTTCCAAGAGACAATTTAGCCAATATCATGGGACACCTACACACCCAACATTAATATACGTCCTGGGGAGACCAGATAAGAGGGATTCAAATCGCCATTTTGAACTTTTATATAATGATTTCGGATATTATATTAATGAAGTCATTGGCTCAGGTGACATATGTGACTTGAGTGGTGAACCAAGAACCATTGAGGTTCAATATGTTTGTGGGTCCGCTGTGGGCGAGGCATCAATTCAATGGGTAAGAGAAGTAGCTACTTGCAAATATCAGGCGCAGATATCAGTACCTGACTTATGCAACGTGGATTTGCTGTCcattaatgaagataaaCACGCTGCAATGTCCATATTTTGTTCAAGATCAAATGAACTAGAACATGGCGTCGTTGATTTAACTACTTTGTATGATCCAATATTCTTGGGAAGATCTATCTACCTCTTAAGACCAAATGCCTTGggaaataataaaaaatataaattaaTGTATTCAGGACCACTACCTTCCGGAGAATCATGGGAACTTCCCAGCGAACATCTTTACAAAACATTTAATAcaatatttggaagaatGATGGACCTTCATTTGTTAAAAGATAGTGATGGTTCTATTGCTGAAATTGGAGACGCATTTGAATGGATTGCTGATATCGTTGATACtgatggaaaatttctATCTAGGTTTAAAGTAAAGGAATCACCTAATGACACACTAGAGCTACTTTTATTTAAGAGTCTCCATTCTGGAGTAGATGGTAATTTTATCtctttccaaaaattaGGTAGAAAActtaaaaagaataaaaacGCTCAAGCCCTTAATTCAAATGGGAAAGACATTTCCTTTGACTTCTCAGAAGAAAAActcaagaaattattaagcAATGCCGGTGATTTAAACTTGGTTATGGTCGATCCTGTTTCTGGAGTCCAAAGAGTAGTTCATGATATAGATACCATATACGAACAGTTATTGCATTCAGGGCAAATTCTAGAAGTACTTGGagatgatattgatattgaaaatatattacaaATGATGCAGCTGGACGATGGAGAGCCAACTTTTGTTAAAGCAGTGGAACCTACCCAAGATGAGAACATTCCAAatgaaaacgaaaaaagtaatatattaattgataaagaagagAGTGGAGAGAATGGCCAAAATGATGAGGTAGAAGCCACattagaaaagaaggaattgaatgttgaagatgattttcTCGATAACAAAAATAACTTAGATAATCATGATCAAATAGCTCAAGGAGATATGGAAAACAACGGAGAAACATCACAAGAAAATACTGACAACCAAAGGGAGCCATCACAAGAAAGTACTGAAAACCAAGAGGAAACATCACAAGAAGGTACTAAAAACCAAGTGAATGCAGAGTCGCTGAATGAAAACGAATCTGATGTAACTCAAACAGAGAAGGATATCGAAACTAAAAAGGAAGAGCAGAAGGAATCAAGCATTGAGGTTAACATCGAAAAGGAAGAGCGTTTAGACGAAATTCCATTTGGACAAGCAAAGGAGGTCAAAGAGAATGAATCTAGTTTACCGGGTGACCAAAATGAACCTAGTGCTGGagaaaataatgatcaATATGATGAAAGAGATACTAAGACTGAAATGGATGGAAGTGTAGATCAACCGATAGAGGATgcatataataatattcaagCTGAACATGATGCTGTGAAACACACTATGATGGATAGTCAAGTAAGCTTCGAAGAAGATGCAGCAACTCTACAACGGAATACAGACCTAACGGACCAAGGCACCGACCCTGTTGACCCTGCAGCAACAAATGAAAACGTTGAACAATCTGCTTCATTAGTTGAAAGCGGACAACCTGATGTAGAAGGGAATGAGATTCTAACAAATATTGCTTTAGAAGGTTCTGAAaaaaatcaagaagaacTAAACACTCCTCTAGAAGATGACATACAGACCGAAAGTCCTGAAATAGAAGATGCACCTCAAAGTAcgaaagaagaaaaaacttTATCACAAGAACTTTCTCCTGAAATAACAACTAAAATAGAGATTGTTGCTGAGCCTGAAGTTCAAGGAAATGACGAGGTTACAATAACTACTATGCCaactgatgaagaatctgaAAGTCAAGAAGCAAATGTCGTGAGTAACAATGAAGGGCACATAAGGACCAATAATGAGGACCTTACTGATGATTCTGACTTTGTACTAGAAGAGGTTGCAGAACATACAAATGAAATGGACATTAAAAATGGAGAGGACGATACGGATAGGCATGAAAGTACTGAAGACATTGTTTCAAAACCAGATGTTGCAGAAGAAGTGGAACATCCCGAAGTTCAAATGGCGTCTGATGGTCCTGTAGATGAACATACTTCTAATACTGGTGATGAAGATAGtgaaaacaataaaatagAAGACAATCACGGAGAAGATCTGAATAGTAATAGTGCAGCTGAAGTAAGACAAGATGAAACAATATCGACATCCAGTCATTCCATaaatgaacaaattgattCTCCTAATGAAGAGcaaaatgatgaaacaaACATTATTAAGCATGACGAATTATAG
- the NCAS0A10820 gene encoding uncharacterized protein (ancestral locus Anc_3.310) gives MSDPNQKEINNHELSVGRQQPGPNLVSSEIMPDPRTVEPSLEQQSIVFPLMYGHDKWPYKVESAFTSALRIIMKNGTSKIKLRTRNYGRNELISLYIQYHTGEVRTKKQISSHIQVWKKTILNKMASDIALTTMDTEILNLIENGADQDEQSVHAFYSTFEEIIEALSQNNSEQIHNHQDGSHPGDQLPYYNSQFYNRSKYQSYNTGYGGDMISDRIHLPGIPGTVIPNGTADLRSAPMITNVAPQATYQQFTSYGNPTEVMPSNQDLPNHMLPFEKTKGFISSQNVNDPNKNNDYIRKQEHESTDLHQERNNAIKLPQFQPEYFRSSPYSQPQVLPLPSSSQSVVNNGTGIHGPFADDKQLGSGNPQNPMIVTPASQNFYQLPQGSTFYHHPYGQMATVQQPQIINQPQTEQYNSYKVPTYNGANTGMFRPSQIQQPLVPVNSNTPVLPKFLDRPIATDPQAKRSNSSASYQNDSVNKNFNENNNSNTLNDTTMDRASH, from the coding sequence ATGTCGGACCCAAACcagaaagaaattaataatcaTGAATTATCAGTCGGGAGACAACAACCTGGACCCAATTTAGTAAGTTCTGAAATCATGCCAGATCCTAGAACGGTCGAACCTTCTTTAGAGCAACAATCAATTGTTTTCCCTCTGATGTACGGTCATGACAAATGGCCGTATAAAGTTGAAAGTGCATTTACATCTGCTCTGAGAAtcataatgaaaaatggaacCTCCAAAATAAAGTTGCGAACCAGGAACTATGGCAGAAATGAACTCATATCTctttatattcaatatcatACGGGCGAGGTTagaacaaagaaacaaatatcATCTCACATTCAAGTATGGAAAAAAAcgattttgaataaaatgGCAAGTGATATAGCATTGACCACCATGGATACggaaattttaaatttaattgagaATGGTGCTGATCAAGATGAACAATCAGTTCATGCATTTTATTCtacttttgaagaaattatagAAGCACTCTCtcaaaataattcagaACAAATCCACAATCATCAAGATGGTTCTCATCCTGGGGATCAATTGCCCTACTACAATAGTCAATTTTACAACCGGAGCAAATATCAATCATACAATACTGGGTATGGTGGTGACATGATTTCTGATCGAATACATTTACCTGGTATTCCAGGTACTGTCATTCCAAATGGAACTGCAGACTTAAGATCTGCCCCAATGATTACCAATGTTGCACCTCAAGCTACCTATCAACAATTCACTTCTTATGGGAACCCAACAGAAGTTATGCCTTCCAATCAAGATCTGCCCAATCACATGCTACCATTTGAGAAAACAAAGGGATTTATATCATCGCAAAATGTAAACGAcccaaataaaaataatgattatATTCGTAAACAAGAACACGAATCCACAGACCTGCATCAGGAGAGAAACAATGCAATAAAACTACCGCAATTTCAACCCGAATACTTTAGATCTTCACCTTATTCTCAACCACAAGTTCTACCTTTGCCATCTTCATCTCAATCCGTTGTAAATAATGGCACTGGTATTCATGGACCTTTTGCAGATGATAAACAATTGGGCTCTGGAAATCCTCAAAATCCAATGATTGTAACGCCAGCTTCTCAAAACTTTTATCAACTTCCGCAAGGTTCAACGttttatcatcatccataTGGTCAAATGGCAACCGTTCAACAACCCCAAATAATCAATCAACCTCAAACTGAACAATATAACAGTTATAAGGTTCCCACATATAATGGTGCGAACACTGGAATGTTCCGACCCAGTCAAATCCAACAACCTTTAGTACCAGTTAACTCCAATACTCCTGTGCTTCCGAAGTTTTTAGACAGACCAATTGCAACTGATCCTCAGGCGAAGAGATCTAATAGTAGCGCATCATATCAAAATGACAgtgtaaataaaaatttcaacGAAAATAACAATTCCAATACATTGAATGATACTACTATGGATCGAGCCAGCCATTGA
- the PST1 gene encoding Pst1p (ancestral locus Anc_3.302), whose amino-acid sequence MQFKSTLTLAALMGATALSASIPSSCSIGTSATATAQADLDKYAGCETLVGNLTITGDLGSAALANVQEIQGSLSINNATLLNSFSADSVQTITGALNLEKLTVLDSASFGSLKEVDTINLLTLPAISTFASNLQSANNIIISDTSLESVDGFSSLKTVSAFNINNNRYLTSIKSTLQTVSDSLQVSFNGDNTAVSFDNLIWANNITLRSVSNASFASLENVNASFGFFNNSIESLKMVNLTKVGQTFTVNSNNDLTTLQCTNLTSVGGGFVIANNTALKSINGFPKLNTVGGAVVVVGNFSDLELPSLKSVRGGADFESKSGNFSCSPFEKLHSNNAIQGDKFVCKNGATSTSIKLSSTSTSSGSSKTSSGSTSATATSSDSSSSSTSSSSKSKGAAVAQFAPASGFMGAVAAIAVALL is encoded by the coding sequence atgCAATTCAAGTCTACTTTGACCTTGGCTGCCTTGATGGGTGCAACTGCCCTTTCCGCATCTATCCCATCTTCATGTAGTATCGGTACCAGTGCTACCGCTACCGCTCAAGCTGATTTGGACAAGTACGCCGGTTGTGAAACCTTAGTTGGTAATCTAACCATTACTGGTGACTTGGGTTCCGCTGCTTTAGCTAACGTGCAAGAAATTCAAGGTTCTTTATCTATTAACAACGCTACTTTGTTGAATTCCTTCTCTGCAGACTCTGTGCAAACCATTACTGGTGCTCTAAACCTAGAAAAATTGACTGTCTTAGATAGCGCTTCTTTCGGTTCTTTGAAGGAAGTCGATACCATCAATCTATTGACTTTACCTGCCATCTCCACTTTTGCCAGTAACTTACAATCTGCTAACAACATTATCATCTCCGATACTTCTTTGGAATCTGTCGATGGgttctcttctttgaaGACTGTTAGTGCATTCAAcattaacaacaacagatATTTGACCTCCATTAAGTCCACTTTACAAACCGTCTCTGACTCTTTACAAGTCTCTTTCAACGGTGACAACACTGCTGTTTCCTTCGACAATCTAATCTGGGCCAACAACATTACTTTAAGAAGTGTCAGTAACGCTTCTTTCGCTTCTTTAGAAAACGTTAACGCTTCTTTCGGTTTCTTCAACAACTCTATTGAATCCCTAAAGATGGTTAACTTGACTAAGGTTGGTCAAACTTTTACCGTTAACTCAAACAACGATTTGACTACTTTACAATGTACTAACTTGACTTCTGTTGGTGGTGGTTTCGTCATTGCCAATAACACCGCTTTGAAGTCTATCAATGGATTCCCAAAGTTGAACACTGTCGGTGGTGccgttgttgttgttggtaaCTTCtctgatttggaattaccatctttgaaatctgTTAGAGGTGGTGCTGACTTCGAATCTAAGTCTGGTAACTTCTCTTGTTCTCCATTTGAAAAGTTGCATTCAAACAATGCCATTCAAGGTGACAAGTTTGTTTGTAAGAATGGTGCTACTTCCACTTCTATCAAACTATCTTCCACTTCTACCTCTTCAGGTTCTTCTAAGACTTCTTCCGGATCTACTTCTGCAACTGCCACTTCATCAGActcctcctcctcatccacttcctcttcttccaaGTCTAAGGGTGCCGCTGTTGCCCAATTCGCTCCAGCTTCTGGTTTCATGGGTGCCGTTGCTGCCATTGCCGTCGCCTTATTGTAA